From one Anoplolepis gracilipes chromosome 10, ASM4749672v1, whole genome shotgun sequence genomic stretch:
- the Scu gene encoding 3-hydroxyacyl-CoA dehydrogenase type-2 isoform X1 has product MLKGTVALVTGGASGLGRGTVERFIKQGAKAVIADLPSSKGKTVAEELGENAVFAPVDVTSEADVQAALDLTKQKFGKLDVLVNAAGIAIAFKTYNSNKKLPHKLEDFAKVIQVNTIGTFNAIRLSVGLMIENTPNEDGQRGVIVNTASVAAFDGQIGQAAYSASKGAVVGMTLPIARDLSKDGIRIVTIAPGLFNTPLLMALPEKVRTFLAKSVPFPQRLGNPEEYAMLVQQIVENPLLNGETIRLDGALRMQA; this is encoded by the exons ATGTTGAAG GGCACTGTAGCTTTGGTGACTGGTGGTGCCTCTGGATTAGGCCGTGGTACTGTAGAAAGATTTATCAAGCAAGGCGCAAAGGCAGTTATTGCTGATTTGCCTTCTTCAAAAGGCAAAACTGTAGCTGAAGAATTAGGAGAAAATGCAGTATTTGCACCTGTGGAT GTAACTTCGGAAGCAGATGTTCAAGCCGCTCTCGAtcttacaaaacaaaaattcgGCAAGCTAGATGTTCTAGTTAACGCTGCTGGCATCGCTATTGCCTTCAAAACATATAACAGCAATAAAAAACTTCCTCACAAATTGGAGGACTTTGCTAAAGTTATCCAAGTCAATACCATTGGTACTTTCAACGCCATTCGTCTTTCTGTTGGTCTGATGATTGAAAACACCCCTAATGAAGATGGTCAAAGGGGTGTAATTGTGAATACTGCAAGTGTCGCAGCATTTGATGGCCAAATAGGTCAGGCTGCTTATTCTGCTTCGAAAGGAGCAGTTGTAG GAATGACCTTGCCAATCGCTCGCGATCTTTCCAAAGACGGAATTCGTATCGTGACAATTGCTCCAGGACTTTTTAATACTCCGTTATTGATGGCATTACCAGAAAAGGTGCGAACTTTTCTAGCAAAGAGTGTTCCTTTCCCTCAAAGATTAGGGAATCCTGAGGAGTATGCAATGTTGGTGCAGCAAATTGTGGAAAATCCGCTACTGAATGGAGAGACAATTAGATTGGATGGTGCTCTGAGAATGCAagcttaa
- the Scu gene encoding 3-hydroxyacyl-CoA dehydrogenase type-2 isoform X2, with protein MLKGTVALVTGGASGLGRGTVERFIKQGAKAVIADLPSSKGKTVAEELGENAVFAPVDVTSEADVQAALDLTKQKFGKLDVLVNAAGIAIAFKTYNSNKKLPHKLEDFAKVIQVNTIGTFNAIRLSVGLMIENTPNEDGQRGVIVNTASVAAFDGQIGQAAYSASKGAVE; from the exons ATGTTGAAG GGCACTGTAGCTTTGGTGACTGGTGGTGCCTCTGGATTAGGCCGTGGTACTGTAGAAAGATTTATCAAGCAAGGCGCAAAGGCAGTTATTGCTGATTTGCCTTCTTCAAAAGGCAAAACTGTAGCTGAAGAATTAGGAGAAAATGCAGTATTTGCACCTGTGGAT GTAACTTCGGAAGCAGATGTTCAAGCCGCTCTCGAtcttacaaaacaaaaattcgGCAAGCTAGATGTTCTAGTTAACGCTGCTGGCATCGCTATTGCCTTCAAAACATATAACAGCAATAAAAAACTTCCTCACAAATTGGAGGACTTTGCTAAAGTTATCCAAGTCAATACCATTGGTACTTTCAACGCCATTCGTCTTTCTGTTGGTCTGATGATTGAAAACACCCCTAATGAAGATGGTCAAAGGGGTGTAATTGTGAATACTGCAAGTGTCGCAGCATTTGATGGCCAAATAGGTCAGGCTGCTTATTCTGCTTCGAAAGGAGCAGTT GAATGA
- the Roq gene encoding uncharacterized protein Roq yields MPIQAPQWTEFLSCPICCHDFDAAIRGPISLGCGHTICRACLANLHRKQCPFDQSIINTDVERLPVNEALLQLLGNPISTVVSSASVSNQQQNYQKLLPVDQHANYLRAKSCIEELALYLKPCQTTNTAGIGGGGGGLVSRPMQRKLVTLLGCQLVEPEGRARALRAARSLGERTVTELILQHQNPQQLSANLWAAVRARGCQFLGPAMQEEVLKLVLLALEDGSALSRKVLVMFVVQRLEPHFPQASKTSIGHVVQLLYRASCFKVSKREGDSSLMQLKEEFRTYEALRREHDAQIVQIATEAGLRIAPDQWSALLYGDTAHKSHMQSIIDKLQTPQSFAQSVQELVIALQRTPDPGQLSGLRPQLELLAAIDPSPETEPPSLAECRAALEAVRIVVAALVDFVRQHGGSGASGNRKSTTQDSGGGGSGGGLCQGLATGKYKVSMCRDLALRGTCPRSNNCTFAHSDTELDKYRSKNRKLSVRTNSNQVESKSEKNNKTFNKQNGDLTAYHAAKTHERETAPPIVQHPTSIPTNLESNLIDSLTSTYMLPSTPPQNLPHLGLCSVKGGAVVDSGGSPAVHCSGHYIMSPGSVAAVDYAPSPTTATNLGIWDTPQIVPTNHVTNDKKQRTAKTMLAMLLQRRMEILNQLETIIGKQQQQLISPQMKTNYDLRQEGDLSLTTSNNFSIWAAANSFRCPSDSPASASHLFDDDAPFVPLLDMPPTASLSPSSKQGSISRLSKTLIRSPCNGPLQHFANFYNEGVGPTSVQSAAFRTPNSVTSLYYGNQPYVTIGANGGIQSMTPTNSGDGGGGSGFMSDNYITLGRNIVAPESVPQFSRSEYMSKDLILESQKVKQQLRHLEKKLNDLKLATQGATTFFTAGERLAQELQMIEAGIREKERDMRNWSNPYGISAGTTTFPWIQQSSNDWLSNQEYNQDYKIEEEDTYEAGIANDMRELELRWEFELREQEKHWSSGGEEDTITTTTTTTTTSKNK; encoded by the exons ATGCCAATACAGGCACCACAGTGGACTGAATTCTTGTCATGTCCAATCTGCTGTCATGACTTTGACGCAGCGATACGGGGTCCTATATCGCTCGGTTGCGGCCATACAATATGTCGCGCCTGTCTTGCGAATCTGCATCGCAAGCAATGTCCTTTCGATCAG AGCATTATCAACACAGATGTGGAGAGATTACCGGTCAACGAAGCGCTACTACAATTGCTAGGTAATCCAATTTCTACTGTTGTCTCATCAGCATCTGTGTCAAATCAGCaacaaaattatcagaaattgTTGCCGGTTGACCAACATGCCAACTATCTGCGGGCCAAGAGTTGCATCGAGGAGCTTGCACTTTACCTCAAGCCATGCCAAACTACTAACACTGCAG GTATTGGAGGCGGGGGCGGAGGGCTAGTGTCCCGACCGATGCAACGTAAACTGGTTACGTTGCTAGGCTGTCAATTAGTGGAACCAGAGGGTAGAGCGCGCGCACTGCGCGCTGCTCGCAGCCTTGGCGAACGTACTGTTACCGAACTTATATTACAGCATCAAAATCCTCAACAGCTCAGTGCCAATCTTTGGGCTGCCGTGCGCGCTCGAGGTTGTCAGTTCCTCGGACcag ctATGCAAGAAGAGGTACTGAAGCTCGTGTTGTTAGCATTAGAGGATGGTTCGGCACTATCGCGCAAGGTATTGGTGATGTTTGTGGTACAGCGTTTGGAACCACACTTTCCACAAGCCAGTAAGACTAGCATTGGTCATGTGGTGCAACTTTTATATCGGGCGAGTTGTTTCAAG GTGTCAAAGCGCGAAGGTGATTCATCGCTAATGCAGCTAAAGGAAGAGTTTCGCACTTATGAAGCTTTAAGACGCGAACATGATGCACAAATTGTACAGATTGCCACAGAGGCGGGATTGCGCATTGCGCCCGACCAGTGGTCGGCTCTGCTTTATGGCGATACCGCACACAAGTCTCATATGCAGAGCATCATTGACAAGCTGCAGACACCACAGTCGTTTGCCCAGAGTGTGCAGGAACTTGTAATAGCATTGCAACGTACTCCGGATCCTGGGCAATTGAGTGGTCTCAGGCCTCAGTTAGAATTATTGGCTGCCATTGATCCCAGTCCAG aGACTGAACCACCAAGCTTGGCCGAGTGTCGGGCGGCTTTAGAGGCTGTAAGAATAGTTGTGGCTGCGTTGGTGGATTTCGTGCGACAACACGGAGGCAGTGGTGCCAGTGGAAATCGAAAATCAACAACGCAGGACAGCGGAGGGGGTGGATCTGGTGGAGGTTTATGCCAGGGTCTAGCAACTGGCAAGTACAAAGTCAGCATGTGCAGAGATTTGGCCCTTCGCGGTACTTGTCCGCGATCTAACAATTGTACCTTCGCTCACAGTGACACCGAACTTGATAA atacAGATCAAAGAATCGGAAATTGAGTGTCAGGACGAATTCGAACCAAGTAGAATCAAAGAGCGAAAAGAATAACAAGACTTTTAATAAGCAGAATGGTGATTTAACGGCTTATCATGCTGCCAAAACTcatgagagagaaa cTGCTCCACCTATTGTGCAACATCCGACGTCTATTCCGACCAACTTAGAAAGTAACTTGATCGATTCATTGACGTCGACTTATATGCTGCCGTCTACACCCCCGCAAAACTTACCGCATCTTGGTCTGTGCTCTGTGAAGGGAGGAGCCGTGGTAGATAGCGGGGGATCTCCTGCTGTTCATTGCTCAGGGCATTACATAATGTCGCCAGGATCCGTCGCCGCTGTCGATTACGCGCCTTCTCCGACAACTGCGACGAATCTTGGAATATGGGACACTCCGCAAATCGTACCGACAAATCATGTAACAAACGACAAAAAA caaCGAACGGCGAAAACTATGTTGGCAATGCTACTACAACGTAGGATGGAAATTCTGAATCAGCTAGAAACAATTATTGGcaagcagcagcaacaactaATTTCCCCGCAAATGAAAACG aattATGATCTTCGGCAGGAGGGCGACTTGTCATTGACTACGTCTAATAATTTCTCGATATGGGCTGCTGCGAACAGCTTTCGTTGTCCTTCAGACTCACCAGCCTCAGCTTCACATCTGTTCGACGATGATGCGCCCTTTGTGCCCCTCTTGGACATGCCTCCCACGGCCTCTTTGTCACCAAGCAGCAAACAGGGATCTATCTCGAGATTGTCCAAAACTCTGATAAG ATCTCCTTGCAATGGGCCTCTGCAgcattttgcaaatttctaTAATGAGGGGGTTGGACCTACCTCTGTGCAGTCTGCTGCATTCAGAACTCCAAACTCTGTAACTTCCTTGTATTATGGCAATCAAC CATACGTGACAATTGGTGCAAACGGTGGTATACAGTCCATGACTCCGACAAATTCTGGTGATGGCGGTGGCGGCAGCGGTTTTATGAGCGACAATTATATCACTCTCGGCCGCAATATTGTTGCGCCGGAATCAGTACCGCAATTTTCAAGATCGGAATACATGTCGAAAGA TTTGATTCTCGAATCACAGAAGGTAAAGCAGCAACTCAGACATCTCGAGAAGAAACTTAATGACTTAAAG TTGGCGACGCAAGGAGCCACTACTTTCTTCACGGCGGGCGAAAGGCTGGCACAAGAATTGCAGATGATTGAAGCAGGTatcagagaaaaagaaagagacatgCGAAATTGGAGCAATCCATATGGTATTAGTGCTGGTACCACTACATTTCCATGGATCCAACAATCTTCTAATGATTGGCTGTCAAATCAGGAATATAatcaagattataaaattgaagaa GAAGATACATACGAAGCGGGAATCGCGAACGATATGCGGGAACTGGAATTGCGATGGGAATTCGAGTTGCGAGAGCAAGAGAAACATTGGTCCAGTGGAGGTGAGGAGGATACTATTACAACCACTACAACCACTACCACCACTtccaagaataaataa